The following coding sequences are from one Salvia hispanica cultivar TCC Black 2014 chromosome 3, UniMelb_Shisp_WGS_1.0, whole genome shotgun sequence window:
- the LOC125213101 gene encoding transcriptional activator DEMETER-like isoform X1, which translates to MMEQGRGFSIPWEKGAAQNGNVWTPSTPNNARSGISLGQQNWINLMDMYDDFCRSKQPRGFDLNRSEGPSYKDQNTWMMEQGRGSSVPWEKGVTLNGNIWIPSTPDKMVLQSSNNARPEMKQNQIGQHTWHNMVDVYEHLLRDQQPPRFDLNRREGPSYTEYNHEGVPPAGNYSRPHQNMPPTTNLGMNGKVQISQDAAPVEAYNWFPSNPVQNNCIGVNQNAGGNGSNLQNIGEVVTRQEVSSFADLMCIMNANDSPSPNGLPYRSSVLEGKPAITCPISQVESNQLYGPVGAGPEQNYIFLGSNHVGCASVGVRAQRNHVLHESNHVAYATVGAGFPLSHIYCGSHDDGGGYNQQEIPQSRPSVAKSALRLTQPSSTLGSLPIGLVTPDQQNQFKTHQIVQVPHLLQEGTLTPEKYTPGNLVVSSQPEIIEEERGDIIDKSMGKSTEAVSRSPQEMKCSDGGNGGIDLNKTPAQKTPKRTKHRPKVVVEGKPKRSPKPASTKSSTPNGNLSAKRKYGSNNGTKDSTPPMADTVKVAEASGMGPAMKSTKRKLNFNTEIVGDNRAQEECQGSQLGHQEQNNEQHKLRMDSSGPSTSAAKAGCSNTLERKGQQTPTPYHFAQSLNRIPSQELPILESGAPPPTSRDHSLNAIARSFSMRNASICQFDSVSRYNQLHHHIREGHGHIAFQANPSEQIFGFGAQSSVQTMPQVVEDLIDVTDKQGAKRAYKPTVIGSPQNMVFVGSQLQFQGLHERQTGSRACGEKNAEDDNGRSLSRHSGFTTAERIVQEIVSRRNKSFLAQISTEPQNDEPRNSDCRRQIINPNDNPTDVIFDRYMNYSDIRNNIQQHHALSQVHLHSEIMLPKTTDNNADKQITKSITEGINREEPFVDKVHQKEPKKRRSYRKSPKKVAGNTVEVYPTVDDITNGMRHLQLTNSGKELVWKEQSALVPYTGDGAVVPYDPVKKKTPRPKIDLDPETNRLWNLLMGKEGGEVPETMDTNREKWWEEERKVFRGRVDSFIARMHLVQGDRRFSKWKGSVVDSVIGVFLTQNVSDHLSSSAFMNLAAKFPLKSETAREPCCESSGSPAVGKHEVRITYPDGTTYHQKMAMEPVSDHSQVTSTETSTHRTNSPEKKTSPVSNHCTRRAEEDIISSQSSSESVVLQTTEDVRSSSASNSDAECGWNISKNVGHQSVSQQDEGIAALQQSKSYLRDSLYISKTNVIDHQEFEKPEHKQSPGWVDISEAQHQQSSLHPLSNSWTNMLMGIGNWEAEDLTFLGSENVSNLTSKDSKGTDARCMDDYVGQSAESPFMVSEDGRSKYQPSSVNHADLRKSLELRNDFPDESCNRNPQHSVKHSREEQGVFHSKGTLLMDSGRPVETPSKQQSDDMKRVEVEPSMGHGQSSNKQSSNIGVATPNARKRKAEKEKAVPFNWDTLRKQVQSKDGTAGSSREAMDSLDYEAMRNADVREISDAIKERGMSNILAERMKSFLNRLVEDHERIDLEWLRDVDPDRAKDYLLSIRGLGLKSVECIRLLTLHHLAFPVDTNVGRIAVRLGWVPLQPLPEQLQLHLLELYPILETVQKYIWPRLCKLDQETLYELHYQMITFGKVFCTKRDPNCNACPLRGECRHFASAFASARLALPGPEERHIVRSAAPISDTNNSGNVIIKHMALPPSEDTIDQGVRLSRDCEPLIEEPATPEPEPPAEVEDIEDFYDDSDSEEIPVIKLNIEEFTTNLQSFLQGKIEIGEGDMSKALVALKPQFASVPAPKLKHASRLRTEHQVYELPDSHPLLKEMDRREPDDPSPYLLAIWTPGETPDSVQPPEAKCSSAVAGGLCTNKTCFPCNSTREAQSQTVRGTILIPCRTAMRGSFPLNGTYFQVNEVFADHESSLNPIDVPRSLIWNLPKRTVFFGTSVSSIFKGLSTEDIQFCFWKGLVCVRGFDQKSRAPRPLMARLHFPASKKET; encoded by the exons ATGATGGAGCAGGGGAGGGGATTTTCGATACCCTGGGAGAAGGGAGCTGCTCAGAATGGAAATGTATGGACTCCATCGACACCTAACAATGCCCGGTCTGGTATATCGCTTGGGCAACAAAATTGGATCAATTTGATGGATATGTATGATGATTTTTGTCGGAGTAAGCAGCCTCGTGGTTTTGATCTAAACAGAAGTGAAGGTCCAAGCTACAAAGATCAGAACACTTGGATGATGGAGCAGGGGAGGGGATCTTCAGTGCCATGGGAGAAGGGAGTTACACTAAATGGAAATATATGGATTCCATCGACACCAGACAAAATGGTTCTGCAGAGTTCTAATAATGCCCGGCCTGAAATGAAACAGAATCAGATTGGCCAACATACTTGGCACAACATGGTAGATGTGTATGAACATCTTTTGCGGGATCAGCAACCTCCTCGTTTCGATCTGAACAGGAGGGAAGGTCCAAGCTACACAGAGTATAACCATGAAGGTGTTCCTCCAGCTGGAAACTATAGCAGGCCGCACCAGAATATGCCTCCAACTACGAATTTGGGGATGAATGGCAAAGTGCAGATTAGTCAAGATGCTGCTCCTGTTGAAGCCTATAATTGGTTTCCATCGAACCCAGTCCAAAATAACTGCATAGGGGTGAATCAGAATGCAGGAGGAAATGGCTCTAATTTGCAGAATATAGGTGAAGTTGTTACCCGTCAGGAGGTTAGTTCATTCGCAGACTTAATGTGCATCATGAATGCTAACGATTCCCCTTCACCGAATGGATTGCCATACAGAAGCTCTGTTTTGGAGGGCAAGCCTGCCATCACTTGTCCAATTTCACAAGTTGAAAGCAATCAGCTTTACGGACCGGTTGGTGCTGGACCTGAGCAAAATTACATTTTCCTGGGGAGCAATCATGTGGGTTGCGCTTCAGTTGGCGTGAGAGCCCAAAGGAATCACGTTTTGCATGAAAGCAATCACGTGGCTTATGCAACGGTTGGTGCCGGATTTCCGCTGAGTCACATTTATTGTGGAAGCCATGATGATGGTGGTGGTTACAACCAACAAGAGATTCCACAAA GTAGACCTTCAGTAGCCAAATCAGCGCTCAGATTGACTCAACCTTCAAGCACTTTGGGGTCCTTGCCAATAGGGCTGGTAACACCAGACCAACAAAATCAGTTCAAGACTCACCAGATCGTTCAAGTGCCACATTTGTTGCAAGAAGGCACATTAACTCCGGAAAAATATACCCCCGGAAATTTAGTCGTTTCTTCACAGCCTGAAATTATTGAGGAAGAGCGTGGTGACATTATAGATAAATCTATGGGTAAATCAACTGAAGCAGTTTCAAGATCTCCCCAGGAGATGAAATGTTCTGATGGTGGAAATGGAGGAATTGATCTGAACAAGACACCAGCGCAGAAAACACCAAAAAGAACGAAACACCGGCCAAAGGTAGTGGTTGAAGGGAAACCCAAACGGTCACCAAAGCCTGCTTCTACAAAAAGCAGTACTCCTAATGGCAATCTTTCAGCCAAAAGGAAGTACGGGTCAAACAATGGCACTAAAGACTCAACTCCTCCAATGGCTGATACAGTGAAAGTAGCTGAAGCATCTGGCATGGGGCCTGCGATGAAGTCGACCAAGAGAAAATTAAACTTCAACACGGAGATTGTTGGAGACAATAGAGCACAAGAGGAATGCCAGGGTAGTCAACTTGGCCACCAGGAGCAGAATAATGAGCAGCATAAGCTTCGCATGGATTCAAGTGGACCGTCAACTTCTGCAGCTAAGGCAGGTTGCAGCAACACACTTGAAAGAAAGGGACAACAGACACCGACTCCCTACCATTTTGCTCAGTCACTAAACAGAATACCTTCTCAAGAATTACCCATCCTGGAATCTGGAGCACCTCCGCCTACATCTAGAGACCATAGCTTGAATGCTATAGCGAGAAGTTTCAGTATGCGAAATGCCAGCATATGCCAATTCGACAGCGTTAGTAGGTACAATCAGTTACATCATCACATTAGGGAAGGCCATGGCCATATTGCCTTTCAAGCAAATCCTTCCGAGCAAATCTTTGGCTTCGGAGCACAATCATCTGTGCAGACTATGCCTCAAGTTGTGGAGGATTTGATAGATGTAACTGATAAACAAGGAGCCAAGAGAGCATATAAGCCTACTGTAATTGGGAGTCCACAAAATATGGTCTTCGTGGGTTCCCAACTCCAGTTTCAAGGTTTACATGAACGGCAAACTGGTTCAAGAGCATGTGGTGAAAAAAATGCTGAGGATGATAATGGTAGGTCACTCAGTAGGCATTCTGGCTTTACAACTGCTGAAAGAATTGTTCAAGAAATTGTAAGCAGAAGGAATAAGAGTTTCCTGGCACAAATATCAACAGAGCCTCAAAATGATGAACCAAGAAATTCTGATTGTAGAAGGCAGATCATTAATCCAAATGATAATCCCACCGATGTCATTTTTGATCGGTACATGAACTACTCCGATATCAGGAATAACATTCAGCAACACCATGCTTTATCTCAAGTGCATCTACATTCGGAAATAATGCTACCAAAGACAACTGACAACAATGCTGATAAGCAAATCACCAAATCCATCACTGAAGGGATAAACAGGGAGGAGCCCTTTGTGGACAAAGTTCACCAGAAAGAGCCTAAAAAAAGGAGAAGTTATCGGAAATCCCCCAAGAAGGTTGCAG GGAACACAGTAGAAGTGTATCCCACTGTGGATGATATAACCAATGGCATGAGGCATCTTCAACTCACTAACAGTGGCAAAGAATTGGTTTGGAAAGAGCAAAGTGCACTTGTTCCATACACAGGAGATGGTGCTGTCGTTCCATATGATCCTGTCAAAAAGAAGACACCAAGGCCTAAAATAGACCTTGATCCAGAGACAAATAGGCTGTGGAACCTTTTAATGGGTAAGGAGGGAGGCGAAGTTCCAGAAACAATGGACACCAATAGAGAAAAATGGTgggaagaagaaaggaaagtATTCCGGGGTCGAGTGGACTCATTTATTGCACGAATGCATCTAGTCCAAG GGGATAGGCGATTCTCCAAGTGGAAAGGGTCAGTGGTCGATTCGGTGATAGGAGTATTTCTCACACAAAATGTTTCAGATCATCTTTCAAG CTCTGCTTTTATGAATCTTGCAGCCAAATTCCCTCTAAAATCAGAAACTGCTAGAGAACCATGTTGTGAAAGTAGTGGAAGTCCAGCAGTTGGAAAGCATGAGGTTCGCATAACATATCCAGATGGAACAACTTATCATCAAAAAATGGCAATGGAACCAGTGTCTGACCATAGTCAAGTAACATCAACCGAAACATCCACACATAGAACCAACAGTCCAGAAAAAAAGACTTCTCCGGTTAGCAATCACTGTACCAGGAGAGCTGAGGAAGATATCATCTCATCACAAAGTTCCTCTGAATCCGTTGTTTTGCAAACTACTGAAGATGTTAGATCCAGCTCTGCCTCAAATTCAGACGCCGAATGTGGGTGGAATATTAGCAAAAATGTTGGCCATCAAAGTGTTTCCCAACAGGATGAAGGAATTGCAGCATTGCAGCAAAGTAAGTCCTACCTCCGAGATAGTTTATATATAAGTAAGACAAATGTGATTGACCATCAGGAATTTGAAAAACCAGAGCACAAGCAAAGTCCAGGGTGGGTTGACATCTCTGAAGCCCAACACCAGCAGAGCTCTCTTCACCCATTGTCCAATTCATGGACAAACATGTTGATGGGGATAGGAAACTGGGAAGCAGAAGATCTTACATTCTTGGGAAGTGAAAACGTATCTAATTTGACTTCAAAAGATTCAAAAGGAACTGATGCACGGTGCATGGATGATTACGTAGGTCAGAGTGCAGAAAGTCCTTTTATGGTCTCAGAAGATGGAAGATCCAAATATCAACCATCATCTGTTAACCATGCAGATCTAAGAAAGAGCCTTGAGTTGCGAAATGATTTTCCAGATGAGTCTTGTAACAGGAATCCTCAACATTCTGTCAAGCATAGTAGGGAAGAGCAAGGTGTTTTTCATTCGAAGGGCACACTTCTGATGGACTCCGGAAGACCTGTGGAGACACCCAGCAAACAACAAAGTG ATGATATGAAACGCGTGGAAGTTGAACCTAGTATGGGGCATGGACAATCTTCTAACAAACAATCCAGTAATATCGGTGTCGCTACTCCAAATGCAAGAAAGCGGAAGGCTGAGAAGGAAAAGGCTGTACCATTTAATTGGGATACGTTGAGGAAACAAGTGCAATCCAAGGATGGGACAGCAGGAAGCAGCAGAGAGGCTATGGACTCTCTAGACTATGAAGCAATGCGAAATGCTGATGTTCGTGAGATCTCCGACGCAATCAAGGAAAGGGGTATGAGCAACATTCTAGCAGAGAGAATGAAG AGCTTTCTTAACCGCTTGGTTGAAGATCATGAAAGAATTGATCTTGAATGGTTAAGAGATGTCGACCCAGACAGAGCCAA GgattatttattaagtataCGAGGACTAGGACTAAAAAGTGTGGAGTGCATACGGCTTTTAACTCTTCACCATCTTGCTTTCCCT GTTGACACAAATGTTGGGCGTATTGCTGTTCGACTTGGGTGGGTTCCTCTACAACCCCTTCCCGAGCAACTCCAGTTGCATCTCCTTGAACT TTATCCTATTCTGGAAACAGTTCAGAAATATATTTGGCCAAGACTCTGCAAGCTGGATCAGGAAACACT GTATGAGCTACACTATCAAATGATTACATTTGGAAAG GTTTTCTGCACAAAGAGGGATCCAAACTGTAATGCCTGTCCACTGAGAGGAGAATGTCGACATTTTGCCAGTGCTTTTGCAAG CGCAAGGCTTGCTCTTCCAGGGCCGGAAGAGAGACATATAGTACGTTCAGCTGCTCCCATAAGTGATACTAATAATAGCGGTAACGTTATAATAAAGCATATGGCACTGCCACCATCTGAGGATACCATAGATCAAGGAGTGAGGTTGTCAAGGGATTGCGAACCGTTAATCGAGGAACCAGCAACCCCAGAGCCAGAGCCACCTGCCGAAGTTGAAGATATTGAGGATTTTTATGACGATTCGGATTCAGAAGAAATCCCAGTCATAAAGCTCAACATTGAAGAATTCACTACAAATCTACAGAGCTTTTTACAAGGGAAGATTGAAATTGGAGAAGGTGATATGTCCAAAGCTCTAGTTGCCTTAAAACCACAATTTGCTTCCGTACCAGCACCGAAACTAAAGCACGCCAGTCGACTGCGGACAGAGCACCAAGT CTACGAACTTCCGGATTCACATCCTTTACTCAAAGAG ATGGATAGACGAGAGCCTGATGATCCAAGTCCATATCTACTAGCAATATGGACCCCAG GTGAGACACCAGATTCTGTTCAACCCCCAGAAGCTAAATGTAGTTCTGCGGTAGCAGGTGGTCTGTGCACCAACAAGACGTGCTTTCCATGCAATAGCACAAGAGAAGCACAGTCTCAGACCGTAAGAGGCACAATTCTG ATACCTTGCAGAACAGCAATGAGAGGGAGTTTCCCGCTCAATGGCACATATTTCCAAGTCAATGAG GTATTCGCCGACCATGAATCTAGTTTGAATCCTATAGATGTGCCAAGAAGTCTGATATGGAACCTTCCAAAAAGGACCGTATTCTTTGGGACATCAGTCTCATCAATTTTCAAAG GCCTGTCAACCGAAGATATCCAGTTCTGCTTTTGGAAAG GATTGGTGTGTGTCAGAGGATTTGACCAAAAATCACGAGCACCACGACCTCTGATGGCCAGATTGCATTTCCCAGCAAGTAAGAAGGAAACATAA